The Mucilaginibacter terrenus genome has a segment encoding these proteins:
- a CDS encoding histone deacetylase family protein — protein sequence MLKIAYDPIYAHPLPPGHRFPMLKYELIPAQLLHEGVITEENLFSPEPLDEETILLTHDRDYWHQLRDLTLPAKEQRRTGFPLSAKLIEREIRIAKGTIDGCGYAMKYGVAFNVAGGTHHAGSNWGEGFCLLNDQAIAANYLLSKRLCSSILIIDLDVHQGNGTAQIFEHEPRVFTFSMHGDKNFPFRKERSDFDIPLDDGVGDEKYLKLLRNTLPELIKNRKPELIFYLAGVDVLASDKLGKLSLSREGCKARDRFVLEQCKLNNIPVQVSMGGGYSPDIKDIVEAHCNTYKLAVELFF from the coding sequence ATGCTTAAAATAGCTTACGATCCTATCTACGCGCACCCGCTGCCACCGGGGCATAGGTTTCCCATGCTTAAATACGAGCTGATACCGGCTCAATTACTGCATGAAGGAGTGATAACTGAGGAGAATCTTTTTTCGCCCGAGCCATTGGATGAGGAGACAATTCTCCTGACACATGATCGGGATTACTGGCATCAGCTTCGTGATCTCACGCTGCCGGCAAAAGAGCAACGAAGAACAGGTTTTCCGCTCTCGGCAAAGCTCATAGAAAGGGAAATACGCATCGCTAAGGGTACCATCGATGGTTGCGGCTATGCCATGAAATATGGAGTGGCGTTCAATGTTGCCGGTGGTACGCATCATGCAGGCAGTAACTGGGGAGAAGGATTTTGCCTGTTAAATGATCAGGCCATTGCTGCCAATTACCTATTGAGTAAGCGGTTATGCTCCTCTATATTAATTATTGATCTGGATGTTCACCAGGGGAATGGTACAGCTCAAATCTTTGAGCATGAACCGAGGGTATTTACTTTCTCTATGCACGGCGACAAGAACTTTCCTTTCAGAAAAGAACGTTCCGATTTTGATATCCCGCTAGACGATGGTGTTGGCGACGAGAAATATCTTAAGCTACTAAGAAATACCTTGCCAGAACTTATTAAGAACCGGAAGCCGGAACTTATTTTTTATTTGGCAGGGGTAGATGTGCTGGCATCAGATAAGTTAGGCAAGCTGTCGTTAAGCCGGGAGGGTTGTAAAGCACGCGACCGCTTTGTATTAGAGCAATGTAAGCTTAACAATATACCTGTACAAGTAAGCATGGGTGGAGGCTACTCTCCGGATATTAAAGACATTGTTGAAGCACATTGCAACACCTACAAGCTAGCAGTGGAGCTTTTTTTCTGA
- a CDS encoding bestrophin family protein, with protein sequence MVSYNPREWFALIFKFNKADTLRELLPLMLTVSLYAGLVTFVMLDVWQVPETSLIRKIIYVHQTIGFVFSLLLAFRINSAYDRWWEGRKLWGSLVNNSRNLAIKLKHLVDNQDASYFNHIIPLYARKLRDHLRDLYRDESTQTISLEPTKHVPNQVASAIIGRVYQLNKAGVINPEQLVSITAEITSFTDICGACERIKKTPIPYSYSVFIKKFIFIYIMTLPFTWCFDLKYFIMPVIAVILYVFASIELIAEEIEDPFGFDENDLPLDSICEGIQKHVGELLGA encoded by the coding sequence ATGGTATCTTATAACCCGCGGGAATGGTTCGCGCTCATATTCAAGTTTAACAAAGCCGATACGCTACGCGAGCTTCTGCCACTGATGTTAACGGTTAGCTTGTATGCCGGACTGGTTACATTTGTCATGTTGGATGTATGGCAGGTACCGGAGACCAGTCTTATTCGTAAGATAATTTATGTGCATCAAACCATTGGATTCGTGTTCTCCTTACTGTTGGCCTTCCGTATTAATTCTGCTTATGACAGATGGTGGGAGGGCCGCAAACTTTGGGGTAGCCTGGTGAATAACAGCCGCAACCTTGCTATCAAGTTAAAACATCTTGTTGATAATCAAGATGCATCATATTTCAATCACATCATTCCCCTTTATGCCCGCAAACTACGCGACCATCTTCGCGACCTTTACCGCGATGAAAGCACGCAGACGATATCGTTGGAGCCCACCAAGCATGTACCAAACCAGGTAGCGTCGGCAATTATCGGGCGTGTGTATCAGTTGAATAAAGCGGGAGTGATAAACCCGGAGCAACTGGTAAGCATTACCGCCGAAATCACGTCGTTCACTGACATCTGCGGTGCTTGTGAGCGTATTAAGAAAACGCCTATACCATATTCCTATAGTGTTTTTATCAAGAAGTTCATCTTTATCTATATCATGACTTTGCCTTTCACATGGTGTTTCGATCTCAAGTACTTTATCATGCCCGTGATCGCCGTTATTTTGTATGTATTTGCAAGTATTGAGTTGATTGCTGAAGAAATTGAAGATCCTTTTGGTTTTGATGAAAACGACCTGCCTCTTGATAGTATTTGCGAAGGTATCCAAAAGCACGTGGGAGAACTACTAGGCGCATAA
- a CDS encoding tetratricopeptide repeat protein: MQHTRKIGLLIIVGLFITSFASAQSEALKVVVNNLAFYKQKNDLQFLARAKKSADSLIVTRSDSNDLDKNMYRLIVNSSILYIDSLNKLNQPENFLDQTSALLEKLAARQKAYKFQPEIDYSKRCLTNVYIRRGFQYSSSNDFAKATAAFQKAKAYSPDHKRINAYIAFASNKQGNLQEAAKNITNLLNSDSTRIEYITAASAIYKSMGDTAKALQVIKRGRRLLPNDKQLLQDEANIYNNKKDYRSLEPLLIQLIENNPANAEITFVAANCYDRLNQYDKAESLYLRAIELNGAAYEPVFNLGLLYLKKSEVKTDTDGRNITNAILWLEKANEMVPRDKKCLEVLQLAYAKTGNQTQLDNISERLKQVTN, from the coding sequence ATGCAGCATACCCGTAAAATAGGTTTACTGATAATTGTAGGGTTGTTTATTACTTCTTTTGCTTCTGCACAATCAGAAGCGTTAAAGGTTGTAGTAAACAACCTTGCTTTTTATAAACAGAAGAACGACCTGCAATTTTTAGCACGAGCGAAAAAATCAGCAGATAGTTTGATTGTAACGCGGTCAGACTCTAACGATCTGGACAAGAACATGTACAGGCTTATCGTTAATTCAAGTATCCTGTACATTGATTCTCTTAACAAGCTTAATCAGCCGGAGAACTTCCTGGATCAAACATCGGCTTTACTGGAAAAACTTGCGGCACGACAAAAAGCCTATAAATTTCAGCCAGAGATTGATTATTCAAAACGTTGCCTAACAAACGTTTACATACGGCGTGGGTTTCAATACAGCAGCAGCAATGATTTTGCAAAAGCAACTGCCGCTTTCCAGAAAGCAAAGGCCTACTCGCCGGATCACAAACGTATAAACGCCTACATTGCATTTGCCAGCAACAAGCAGGGAAATTTACAGGAAGCAGCAAAAAACATCACTAATTTATTAAATAGTGACAGCACAAGGATAGAGTATATAACCGCCGCCTCAGCAATTTATAAATCCATGGGTGATACTGCAAAGGCGCTTCAAGTCATTAAAAGAGGAAGGCGATTGCTGCCTAATGATAAGCAGTTGCTACAGGACGAGGCCAATATTTACAACAACAAAAAAGATTATCGCTCGTTAGAACCGTTGTTAATTCAACTTATAGAGAACAACCCTGCTAACGCAGAAATAACATTTGTGGCGGCAAATTGCTATGACAGACTAAACCAGTATGATAAGGCAGAGTCTCTATACTTAAGAGCTATTGAGTTAAATGGTGCTGCATATGAGCCTGTTTTTAATTTAGGCTTGCTGTACCTGAAAAAGAGCGAAGTAAAAACTGATACCGACGGCAGAAATATAACAAACGCAATACTTTGGCTGGAAAAAGCTAATGAGATGGTGCCCAGAGATAAAAAGTGCCTGGAAGTACTTCAATTAGCCTATGCAAAAACCGGCAATCAAACACAGCTGGACAATATTTCAGAACGTTTAAAACAAGTAACCAACTAG
- a CDS encoding DUF4442 domain-containing protein → MYPPLLFQRIWTIGFLPDFKGVRVKVNKSLLNKNYNGSIFGGTIFAAADPFFPVLFHQILNSDRKRNLKVWSKSAKIDFLKPAFTDLHFEISIDDKAIQEAKETLIVMGKYEQFFPIDFYNNSGELCVSVLVQVYVRDLDLSKTLI, encoded by the coding sequence ATGTACCCCCCTCTCCTTTTTCAGAGGATTTGGACTATAGGTTTCCTACCTGATTTTAAAGGTGTAAGGGTTAAGGTAAACAAGAGTTTACTCAACAAAAACTATAATGGATCAATATTCGGAGGGACTATTTTTGCCGCAGCAGATCCATTCTTCCCTGTACTGTTTCACCAGATTTTAAATTCAGATCGCAAACGCAATTTGAAAGTATGGTCAAAATCTGCTAAAATTGATTTTCTAAAGCCTGCTTTTACTGATCTGCATTTTGAGATTAGTATAGACGATAAAGCAATACAAGAAGCTAAGGAGACGTTAATTGTAATGGGTAAGTACGAACAATTCTTCCCAATTGATTTTTATAACAACTCAGGCGAGCTATGCGTATCTGTACTGGTACAGGTTTATGTAAGAGACCTTGACCTTTCTAAAACCCTTATATAA
- a CDS encoding MATE family efflux transporter: protein MRAFYNKYKPYYQDSLKLAIPVVISQLGHTLVQLSDTIIIGHFAGTTSLAAVSLVISIFIVPMVLGIGISYGITPLIAQHNGRQNYDECGRLLSNTLLLNVIAGIILFCLGYYGVMLFIDKLHQAPAVVAEAKPFLFMLCLSLIPMLIFNGFKQFAEGLGFTKQAMQITIWGNVLNILVGIILVKGMFGIPPQGIKGVGYSTMLDRVLMAIVMGFYVMRSPLFKKYLENFAVSNFEWDRIIQLVKIGAPVAMQYVFEVSAFGGAAIMIGTIGLKQQAAHQVAISLASTTYMMAAGISAAASIRSGNYFGAGDHAKLRLSAISNYHIVIAFMCFTAVIFTAFNQWLPYIYTSDITVVSIAAQLLIVAAFFQLFDGAQVVGLGILRGMGDVNVPTILTFLSYWVIGLPIGYLVGIHFNYGVIGVWFGLVCGLMSASIMLFFRFQKMSKKHEAELSFDQKKSSTASL, encoded by the coding sequence ATGAGAGCTTTTTACAATAAATATAAACCCTATTACCAGGACAGCCTTAAACTGGCTATACCAGTAGTGATATCGCAACTTGGCCATACCCTGGTGCAGCTGTCCGACACTATTATCATCGGTCACTTTGCAGGTACTACCTCTTTAGCCGCAGTATCTTTGGTAATTAGCATTTTTATTGTACCGATGGTGCTTGGAATAGGTATAAGCTATGGCATAACACCTCTGATTGCACAACATAATGGCCGGCAAAATTATGATGAATGCGGTAGATTATTATCCAACACTTTGCTGCTTAACGTAATTGCTGGTATTATTTTGTTTTGTTTAGGATATTACGGTGTAATGCTTTTCATTGATAAATTGCATCAAGCGCCTGCGGTTGTTGCCGAAGCTAAGCCATTCCTCTTTATGCTGTGTTTGTCGCTTATCCCTATGCTTATTTTCAACGGCTTTAAACAATTTGCGGAAGGGCTTGGCTTTACCAAACAAGCAATGCAAATAACTATTTGGGGTAATGTGCTTAATATTCTTGTGGGTATTATACTGGTGAAAGGGATGTTCGGCATTCCACCGCAGGGTATTAAAGGTGTGGGCTATAGCACAATGCTTGATAGGGTGCTGATGGCGATAGTAATGGGATTTTATGTGATGCGCTCTCCCCTGTTCAAAAAATATCTGGAGAATTTTGCAGTTAGTAATTTTGAATGGGATAGGATTATACAGCTGGTGAAAATTGGTGCTCCGGTAGCTATGCAATACGTATTTGAAGTGAGCGCGTTTGGTGGGGCTGCTATCATGATCGGCACCATCGGGCTCAAACAGCAGGCTGCTCACCAGGTTGCAATAAGTTTAGCATCCACAACGTACATGATGGCAGCCGGCATATCAGCTGCGGCATCTATCAGGTCGGGCAATTATTTTGGCGCAGGTGATCATGCTAAACTTCGATTATCAGCCATATCTAATTATCACATTGTTATAGCATTTATGTGCTTTACCGCAGTAATATTCACAGCATTTAATCAATGGCTGCCTTATATTTACACTTCAGATATAACAGTGGTAAGCATTGCAGCACAGTTACTTATCGTTGCTGCCTTCTTTCAGCTGTTTGATGGCGCACAGGTAGTTGGTCTTGGCATATTGCGGGGCATGGGTGATGTAAACGTGCCCACTATCTTAACCTTCTTATCTTACTGGGTGATTGGACTTCCAATAGGTTATTTGGTTGGTATACATTTTAACTATGGTGTAATTGGGGTGTGGTTCGGGCTGGTCTGCGGGTTAATGTCCGCATCTATCATGCTGTTCTTCCGGTTCCAGAAAATGAGTAAGAAGCATGAAGCGGAGCTATCGTTTGATCAGAAAAAAAGCTCCACTGCTAGCTTGTAG
- a CDS encoding SDR family NAD(P)-dependent oxidoreductase has protein sequence MDLQIKSKVALITGSTAGIGYAIAKSLANEGATVVINGRGAERVNNAVEKIKSETGNENVRGIAADFSDVQQIDHLITSLPDVDILVNNVGIFDPKEFGKIPDEEWLRFYEVNVLSGVRLSRAYLPKMLTKNWGRIIFISSESGYQIPAEMIHYGMTKTAQIAVSRGLAELTTGTNVTVNTVLPGPTAFEGAGDFIKAMAKEQNKSQQEIETDFFAHIRPTSLIKRFIEPEEIANLVTYVASPLSSATNGATLRADGGVLKSAF, from the coding sequence ATGGATTTACAAATAAAAAGCAAAGTAGCGTTAATAACAGGATCAACAGCAGGTATTGGATATGCTATTGCGAAATCGTTGGCAAACGAAGGTGCAACTGTAGTTATTAATGGCCGTGGTGCAGAACGCGTGAACAATGCGGTAGAAAAGATAAAGTCCGAAACCGGTAATGAAAACGTTCGGGGTATTGCTGCCGACTTTTCTGACGTGCAGCAGATTGATCATCTTATAACATCGTTACCAGATGTAGACATTCTTGTAAATAACGTTGGCATATTTGATCCGAAAGAATTTGGAAAGATCCCTGATGAAGAATGGCTCAGGTTTTATGAAGTAAATGTTTTGAGCGGTGTACGTTTATCACGTGCTTATCTCCCTAAAATGCTCACAAAAAATTGGGGACGTATTATTTTTATTTCAAGCGAATCTGGTTATCAAATTCCTGCGGAAATGATCCATTATGGCATGACCAAAACTGCACAAATTGCCGTTAGTCGTGGATTAGCTGAGCTTACAACCGGCACAAACGTCACAGTGAATACTGTTTTACCCGGGCCTACAGCTTTTGAAGGAGCTGGAGATTTTATCAAAGCGATGGCTAAAGAACAAAATAAATCTCAGCAAGAGATAGAAACTGACTTTTTTGCACACATCAGACCAACATCGCTTATTAAAAGATTTATAGAGCCGGAAGAAATAGCCAATTTGGTGACTTATGTGGCTAGCCCGTTATCATCAGCCACCAACGGCGCCACTTTACGTGCCGATGGCGGTGTACTTAAATCAGCATTCTAG
- a CDS encoding GNAT family N-acetyltransferase — MAIFMNDNAFHKKGYEISTDKQKLDFDLIFNYLDKQSYWAKGMPQEKLRIALDNSMCFGVYKNNAQVGLARVITDKATFAYLCDVFILEGHRGTGLSKWLMQTILAHSELQGLRRWSLATADAHGLYSQFGFSIVSNPENWMQIHSPYKKD, encoded by the coding sequence ATGGCTATATTTATGAACGACAATGCCTTTCACAAAAAGGGTTACGAGATCTCTACGGATAAGCAAAAGCTTGATTTTGACTTGATATTTAACTACCTTGATAAGCAATCTTACTGGGCTAAAGGAATGCCGCAGGAGAAGCTCAGGATAGCTTTGGATAACTCCATGTGTTTTGGGGTATACAAAAACAATGCTCAAGTTGGATTAGCCAGAGTAATCACGGATAAAGCGACATTTGCTTACCTATGTGATGTGTTTATACTTGAAGGACATCGGGGAACCGGGCTGTCCAAATGGCTGATGCAAACTATTCTTGCACACTCAGAATTGCAAGGACTACGAAGATGGTCTTTAGCAACTGCGGATGCGCATGGATTGTACAGTCAATTTGGTTTCAGCATTGTTAGCAATCCTGAGAACTGGATGCAGATACATTCGCCTTACAAAAAAGATTAA
- the gyrA gene encoding DNA gyrase subunit A, producing MAEETENDSAHREDRIISINIDEEMRSAYIDYSMSVIVSRALPDVRDGLKPVHRRVLYGMLDLGLSNNKPYKKSARIVGEVLGKYHPHGDTSVYDAMVRMAQDWSLRYPFVEGQGNYGSIDGDEPAAMRYTEARLEKIAEEMLADINKDTIDFQLNFDDSLQEPTVLPAKFPNLLVNGASGIAVGMATNMAPHNLSEVIDATVALIDNRQIEISELLKYVKGPDFPTGGIIYGFEGPRQALETGRGRVVIRARAEIETYNGDRERIIVSEVPYQVNKALMIERTAELVNEKKIEGISAIRDESNREGIRVVYEIKRDANAAIVLNNLYKYTALQTSFSVNNIALVGGRPMLLNLKDLIHHFVEHRHEVVIRRTKYELSEAEKRAHILEGLLIALDHIEEVIRLIRASSTPDEAREGLISNFGLSDIQARAILDMTLRRLTGLERDKIRDEYDALMKTIDYLKSILADEGLRMQIIKDELLEIKEKYGDERKTEIVHSSAEMQTEDFIEDEDVVITISREGYIKRTSLTEYRRQGRGGKGAIGSNSRDADFIEHLLIASNHNYMLFFTEAGRCFWLRVFEIPEGTRTSKGRAIQNIINIPKEENIKAYIKLKSLKDQDYLENNFIIMCTTKGVIKKTSLEAYSRPRANGINAININEGDSLLEATLTTGSSEIVMALQSGRAIRFNESTVRPMGRTATGVRGISLDSDNDVVVGMIAIDDKETTVLVVSEKGYGKRTDIEDYRVTNRGGKGVRTLNITEKTGNLVAIKGVTDKEDLMIINKSGIIIRIAMNELRVMGRATQGVRLITLKDNDAIASVAKIEHSEEEALEEAIVAEAEMDKEIALETDADIEAGTEDLPIRPDTEIDTGEEGEEPADDSTEQ from the coding sequence ATGGCTGAAGAGACAGAAAACGATAGCGCTCACAGAGAAGACAGGATAATTTCGATAAACATTGATGAGGAAATGCGATCAGCTTACATCGATTATTCGATGTCGGTTATCGTATCAAGGGCGCTGCCCGATGTGCGCGACGGTTTAAAACCCGTGCACAGGCGTGTACTTTACGGCATGCTTGATCTGGGGCTTAGTAATAATAAACCGTATAAGAAATCTGCCCGTATAGTGGGAGAGGTACTTGGTAAGTACCACCCGCATGGCGATACATCTGTTTATGATGCCATGGTGCGTATGGCGCAGGACTGGAGCCTCAGGTATCCGTTTGTAGAAGGACAGGGCAACTACGGTTCTATAGACGGCGACGAACCAGCGGCAATGCGTTACACCGAGGCAAGGCTCGAGAAGATTGCCGAAGAAATGCTTGCCGACATCAATAAAGATACTATTGATTTCCAGCTGAACTTTGACGATTCATTGCAAGAGCCAACGGTTTTGCCAGCCAAGTTCCCTAACCTGCTGGTAAACGGCGCTTCGGGTATTGCGGTAGGTATGGCCACCAATATGGCGCCGCACAATCTTTCTGAGGTTATTGATGCAACTGTAGCGCTTATAGACAACCGTCAGATAGAGATCAGCGAATTGCTTAAGTACGTAAAAGGTCCAGATTTTCCTACAGGTGGTATCATCTACGGTTTTGAAGGCCCTCGTCAGGCTTTGGAAACAGGCCGGGGCCGTGTAGTTATCCGCGCCCGTGCCGAAATAGAAACCTACAACGGCGATCGCGAACGCATCATTGTTTCTGAAGTGCCTTACCAGGTTAACAAGGCGCTGATGATTGAGCGTACTGCCGAACTGGTTAACGAAAAGAAAATAGAAGGTATATCAGCCATTCGCGATGAAAGTAACCGCGAAGGTATACGGGTGGTTTACGAGATTAAGCGCGATGCTAACGCAGCCATCGTTCTTAACAACCTTTATAAATACACAGCGCTGCAAACATCTTTCAGCGTAAACAACATTGCGCTTGTGGGCGGCAGGCCAATGCTGCTTAACCTTAAAGATCTTATACACCACTTTGTCGAGCACCGCCATGAGGTAGTTATCCGCCGGACCAAGTATGAGCTTTCTGAAGCTGAGAAGCGTGCCCACATCCTGGAAGGTTTGCTTATAGCGCTAGATCATATAGAAGAGGTTATCCGCCTTATTCGTGCATCATCTACGCCTGATGAAGCCCGAGAGGGTTTGATATCAAACTTTGGTTTAAGCGATATACAGGCACGAGCCATTCTTGACATGACCTTAAGAAGGTTAACCGGACTGGAGCGTGATAAAATCCGTGACGAGTACGATGCGCTGATGAAAACTATTGATTATTTGAAATCAATACTTGCTGATGAAGGTTTACGTATGCAGATCATCAAAGATGAGCTGCTGGAGATAAAAGAAAAGTATGGCGACGAACGTAAGACCGAAATAGTGCACTCGTCTGCAGAAATGCAAACAGAAGACTTTATTGAGGATGAGGACGTTGTAATTACCATCTCACGTGAAGGATATATCAAACGTACTTCCCTTACCGAGTACCGCAGACAAGGCAGGGGCGGTAAAGGCGCTATAGGAAGCAACAGCCGCGATGCTGACTTTATAGAACACTTGTTAATAGCATCTAACCACAATTACATGCTGTTCTTCACTGAGGCAGGTCGTTGTTTCTGGCTTAGGGTATTCGAAATTCCTGAAGGTACACGTACCTCTAAGGGTCGTGCCATCCAGAACATTATCAACATACCAAAAGAGGAGAACATCAAGGCTTATATTAAGCTGAAGAGCCTTAAAGATCAGGATTACCTGGAAAATAACTTTATTATCATGTGTACTACTAAGGGCGTTATCAAGAAAACGTCTTTGGAGGCCTATTCACGCCCACGTGCCAATGGTATAAACGCCATCAACATTAACGAGGGCGATTCTTTACTAGAGGCAACACTTACCACCGGCAGCAGCGAAATTGTTATGGCACTGCAATCTGGCAGGGCAATACGCTTCAATGAGTCTACCGTAAGGCCTATGGGCCGCACCGCAACAGGTGTGCGTGGCATAAGCTTAGATAGCGACAACGACGTTGTTGTAGGTATGATAGCCATTGATGATAAAGAGACTACCGTGTTGGTGGTATCTGAAAAAGGTTATGGAAAACGTACTGATATTGAAGATTACCGCGTTACTAACCGTGGTGGTAAGGGTGTACGTACCTTAAACATAACTGAAAAAACCGGAAACCTTGTAGCCATAAAAGGTGTTACAGATAAGGAAGACCTGATGATCATTAACAAATCAGGTATCATTATCCGTATAGCTATGAATGAGCTGCGTGTTATGGGCCGTGCAACGCAAGGGGTAAGGCTAATAACATTAAAGGATAACGACGCAATAGCATCAGTTGCTAAAATAGAACACAGCGAGGAAGAAGCTTTAGAAGAGGCAATAGTAGCTGAGGCAGAAATGGATAAAGAAATAGCTTTGGAAACAGATGCCGATATTGAAGCAGGTACAGAAGATCTGCCTATTCGCCCGGATACAGAAATCGATACAGGCGAAGAAGGAGAGGAGCCGGCCGACGATTCAACAGAACAATAA
- a CDS encoding AlbA family DNA-binding domain-containing protein has translation MNLRRQILEGEGVSLDFKKTITSCEKIAKTMVSFANNVGGRLLIGVLDDGTIKGVKSEDEERYMITRAATFFCRPALDPIFEEIYYDDKLVLVVDIPKSSEKPHYSLAEDGKWWVYIRVEDKSVLASKIVVEVLRQSSSNKGVLIEYSSKEKALLEHLDKSERINIKQFCEMLNIGRRRAQRILVNLVLSGVIRVHTTEKEEFYTAS, from the coding sequence ATGAACTTAAGGAGACAGATTTTAGAGGGTGAAGGCGTATCGCTCGATTTCAAGAAGACCATTACCAGTTGCGAGAAGATTGCCAAAACAATGGTGTCTTTTGCTAACAATGTTGGTGGGCGGCTGCTTATAGGTGTGCTGGATGATGGTACTATTAAGGGAGTGAAATCTGAAGATGAAGAACGTTACATGATTACCCGTGCCGCAACTTTCTTTTGCCGCCCCGCACTGGATCCTATATTTGAGGAGATCTACTACGATGATAAATTGGTTTTGGTTGTAGATATACCTAAAAGCAGCGAAAAACCGCATTACTCGCTGGCTGAAGATGGCAAGTGGTGGGTTTACATACGGGTTGAAGATAAAAGCGTATTAGCGAGCAAAATAGTAGTTGAAGTATTAAGACAGTCATCCAGCAATAAAGGTGTACTTATTGAATATTCGTCAAAAGAAAAAGCCTTATTGGAACATCTTGATAAATCAGAGCGGATAAACATTAAGCAGTTTTGTGAGATGCTGAACATTGGCCGTCGCAGGGCCCAACGTATCCTCGTGAACCTGGTGCTAAGTGGCGTAATCAGGGTGCATACAACAGAAAAAGAAGAATTCTACACAGCCAGTTAG
- a CDS encoding tetratricopeptide repeat protein, whose translation MKIKFLMAGLLGVMSMTAFAQKDVKTAQSEFDKYQGLFQIQPAVAKTSLTNAKTAIDKAAADAKTSNLAQTQALKGAIYGTLADLDSTSTSAQLFSTAEEALKKAKTLDAKGEYKKVIEDGEIALSRQQFNAGVKAYQSKSYGDAYKAFDYYRNLRPDDTTALLYTGLAAYNGQNYPAAISNFSKLVTTKYSGGETIYDEVLSNAYLFNKDTVGALKAVSEGVAKYPNSAKLRKKEIEISLQSGKSKEVLDKVLAAINNDPKNASLYYYAGLVYSQTADGAAAKAKATKVAADKAAANATKTESYTKAADMYKKALAIDPNYFEANLNLGYVLLAPAIETFNAANNLPGNAASQKQYDGLMAKASGQFDVAKPYLVKAVELQPKNPDALANLITYYKGKKDDANVAKYNKLLNELK comes from the coding sequence ATGAAAATTAAATTTTTAATGGCCGGCCTTTTAGGTGTTATGTCGATGACTGCCTTTGCGCAAAAAGACGTAAAGACAGCTCAAAGTGAGTTTGACAAATACCAAGGGCTGTTTCAAATACAGCCTGCTGTAGCGAAAACCAGCCTTACTAATGCTAAAACAGCCATTGATAAAGCTGCCGCTGATGCTAAAACTTCCAATTTGGCACAAACGCAAGCGTTGAAAGGTGCTATTTATGGCACATTAGCAGATCTTGATAGCACTTCAACATCTGCGCAACTGTTTTCAACTGCTGAAGAAGCATTGAAGAAAGCTAAAACACTGGATGCAAAAGGTGAATACAAAAAGGTGATTGAAGATGGTGAAATAGCCTTGTCGCGCCAGCAATTTAATGCAGGAGTAAAAGCTTACCAAAGCAAGAGCTATGGTGATGCCTATAAAGCATTCGATTATTATCGTAACCTTCGCCCGGATGATACCACTGCGTTGCTTTATACAGGCCTTGCAGCCTACAATGGTCAAAACTACCCGGCGGCCATCAGCAATTTTAGTAAATTGGTGACTACTAAATACTCTGGCGGGGAGACAATTTATGACGAGGTGCTATCAAACGCTTACCTCTTCAATAAAGATACTGTAGGTGCTCTTAAAGCTGTGAGCGAAGGTGTTGCTAAATATCCTAACAGTGCAAAATTGCGCAAAAAAGAAATTGAGATTAGCCTGCAGAGCGGTAAGTCGAAAGAAGTACTTGACAAAGTATTGGCTGCAATTAACAATGATCCCAAAAATGCTTCGCTTTATTACTATGCTGGTTTAGTTTATTCGCAAACAGCGGACGGAGCTGCTGCTAAAGCTAAAGCTACAAAGGTTGCTGCAGATAAAGCAGCAGCAAACGCTACCAAAACTGAAAGCTATACAAAAGCTGCTGATATGTATAAAAAGGCGTTAGCTATTGATCCTAACTACTTTGAAGCCAATTTAAATTTAGGTTATGTATTGTTAGCTCCTGCAATTGAGACGTTTAATGCGGCTAATAACTTACCAGGAAATGCAGCATCACAAAAGCAATACGACGGATTAATGGCCAAAGCTAGTGGCCAGTTTGACGTCGCGAAACCGTATTTGGTTAAAGCAGTGGAACTACAGCCGAAAAATCCCGATGCGTTAGCTAACCTTATTACTTATTATAAAGGCAAAAAAGACGATGCTAATGTTGCTAAGTACAACAAGTTATTAAATGAACTTAAATAA